A window of the Pyrodictium abyssi genome harbors these coding sequences:
- a CDS encoding SufD family Fe-S cluster assembly protein, protein MSRQEQVEKSLEELRRRARELLDKLPWQHLADSPTTKYYTDWRLFEKQLAAALQQAGGRAPEQKGLEGYDAAVGACTGGPAASGLQVYRLEEAPRELAGFFASMLRVDETRLTAAHYAFLEEAYVLEIREPGAYRVAVCGPRGAWGSSHLVVVARPGVEAGLLLDIRPSAGGSTAVELLVGEGSSLEVLTIVRAPEGAAHALIGRRLVLEGARLRSATIALGSAMHRVEEETLLAGNASLVHRGAGVATGSQRLDIIADTTHQGPRSKSSVRVYGFALDESLVAARGVASIRETARGSSASFEAEVLIVGDRARGYTMPLMEIDTGDVEHASHHAAQYRISSEQLFYLQSRGLSEAEALELLLAERLRTTTQHLEKLSDKAEKTVEEIITRLF, encoded by the coding sequence ATGTCTAGGCAGGAGCAGGTGGAGAAGAGCCTAGAGGAGCTTAGACGCCGGGCCAGGGAGCTGCTCGACAAGCTACCCTGGCAGCACCTAGCAGACTCCCCTACTACGAAGTACTACACTGACTGGAGGCTGTTCGAGAAGCAGCTAGCAGCAGCTCTCCAGCAGGCCGGGGGCAGAGCGCCAGAGCAGAAGGGGCTAGAGGGCTACGATGCAGCCGTTGGCGCGTGCACCGGGGGTCCCGCGGCCAGCGGGCTCCAGGTGTACCGGCTGGAGGAGGCGCCCAGGGAGCTAGCCGGGTTCTTTGCCTCAATGCTGCGGGTTGACGAGACGCGGCTCACCGCTGCCCACTACGCGTTCCTGGAGGAAGCCTATGTGCTCGAGATACGTGAGCCCGGGGCCTACCGTGTAGCAGTCTGTGGGCCCCGCGGCGCCTGGGGTAGCAGCCACCTAGTAGTGGTCGCCAGGCCAGGCGTAGAGGCTGGGCTGCTACTCGACATACGGCCGTCAGCTGGGGGCTCCACGGCCGTGGAGCTGCTGGTAGGCGAGGGCTCTAGCCTAGAAGTGCTGACCATAGTCCGGGCCCCGGAGGGCGCTGCGCACGCGCTCATCGGGCGCCGCCTAGTCCTGGAGGGCGCCAGGCTTCGCTCAGCCACAATAGCCCTTGGCTCGGCTATGCACCGCGTTGAGGAGGAGACCCTGCTAGCCGGTAACGCTAGCCTAGTGCACCGGGGCGCCGGGGTGGCGACTGGGAGCCAGAGGCTGGACATCATAGCGGACACGACACACCAGGGCCCCAGGAGCAAGAGCAGCGTAAGGGTGTACGGGTTCGCGCTAGACGAGAGCCTAGTGGCTGCACGCGGTGTGGCTAGCATCCGCGAGACTGCGCGCGGCAGCAGCGCTAGCTTCGAGGCCGAGGTGCTAATAGTGGGTGACCGTGCCCGAGGCTACACTATGCCCCTCATGGAGATAGACACTGGGGACGTGGAGCACGCTAGCCACCATGCTGCACAGTACCGCATCTCCAGCGAGCAGCTCTTCTACCTCCAGAGCCGCGGGCTAAGCGAGGCCGAGGCCCTGGAGCTGCTGCTGGCAGAGAGGCTCCGCACGACAACCCAGCACCTGGAGAAGCTCTCGGACAAGGCCGAGAAGACAGTGGAGGAGATAATAACCCGCCTGTTTTAA
- the sufB gene encoding Fe-S cluster assembly protein SufB produces MAGVRPAPLREVLGAHSVEELLGFQKPYPKEIEIRGRIERSLVEEISRVKKEPDWMRRLRLRALELFYKLPMPRWVVGIEEIDLEEIAAYVKPKAEKAESWEDLPGWMKEYYAKLGLPEAEARLLSGLTAVFDSEAVLNLVKKELQEKGVILLPMEEAVKRYPDLVKQYFGRVFPASDHKFAALHHALWSGGAFVYVPPGVRLTQPLEAFFFIGSELEGQFEHTLLVAGKNSYIEFIEGCAAPMLKGFSFHDGMVEIYAHRGARVHFYTVQNWSRNIINFNNKRAIAEEGAHVEWLEGSIGSRITYTYPTTILRGRGASTRNVSVTIANGPYIKDTGGKAIHAAPDTRSVIISKSISSNGGLSVYRGLVRVNRGAYRSVSHVQCDSLVLDERSKAYTYPRNEVDEPTAEVTHEASVGRLGEDQLFYMNSRGLSEGEAKAMIVLGFIQDALKALPMELLGILSKVIELEFSEYGALG; encoded by the coding sequence ATGGCTGGTGTACGCCCCGCGCCTCTAAGGGAGGTGCTGGGAGCCCATAGTGTCGAGGAGCTGCTGGGCTTCCAGAAGCCGTACCCGAAGGAGATAGAGATAAGGGGCCGTATCGAGAGGAGCCTCGTGGAGGAGATATCCCGTGTCAAGAAGGAGCCCGACTGGATGCGCCGCCTAAGGCTCCGCGCCCTGGAGCTGTTCTACAAGCTGCCTATGCCCCGCTGGGTCGTCGGTATCGAGGAGATAGACCTGGAGGAGATAGCGGCCTACGTGAAGCCTAAGGCTGAAAAGGCGGAGAGCTGGGAGGACCTCCCAGGCTGGATGAAGGAGTACTACGCGAAGCTCGGGCTGCCGGAGGCTGAGGCGAGGCTACTATCGGGGCTCACTGCTGTCTTCGACAGCGAGGCTGTGCTGAACCTGGTGAAGAAGGAGCTCCAGGAGAAGGGTGTGATACTGCTACCTATGGAGGAGGCTGTGAAGCGCTACCCTGACCTGGTTAAGCAGTACTTTGGCAGGGTCTTCCCCGCCTCTGACCACAAGTTCGCCGCGCTGCACCACGCGCTGTGGAGCGGCGGCGCCTTCGTCTACGTGCCGCCCGGCGTTAGGCTCACGCAGCCTCTGGAGGCGTTCTTCTTCATAGGCAGCGAGCTGGAGGGCCAGTTCGAGCACACACTGCTCGTGGCGGGGAAGAACAGCTACATAGAGTTCATAGAGGGCTGCGCAGCCCCCATGCTCAAGGGGTTCAGCTTCCACGACGGCATGGTGGAGATCTACGCGCACCGTGGCGCCCGGGTGCACTTCTACACGGTGCAGAACTGGAGCAGGAACATCATAAACTTCAACAACAAGCGCGCTATAGCCGAGGAGGGCGCGCACGTAGAGTGGCTAGAGGGGAGTATAGGGAGCAGGATAACATACACCTACCCGACAACCATACTCCGTGGCCGCGGCGCGTCTACGCGGAACGTCTCCGTAACCATAGCGAACGGCCCCTACATCAAGGACACGGGTGGTAAGGCGATACACGCGGCGCCAGACACGAGGAGCGTGATAATCTCGAAGAGCATATCCAGCAACGGCGGCCTCTCCGTCTACCGGGGCCTAGTCCGCGTGAACCGTGGCGCCTACCGTAGCGTGAGCCACGTGCAGTGCGACAGCCTGGTCCTGGACGAGCGGAGCAAGGCATACACCTACCCCAGGAACGAGGTCGACGAGCCCACTGCCGAGGTGACGCACGAGGCTAGCGTGGGCAGGCTAGGCGAGGACCAGCTATTCTACATGAACAGCCGCGGCCTAAGCGAGGGCGAGGCGAAGGCGATGATAGTGCTCGGCTTCATCCAGGACGCGTTAAAGGCGCTGCCCATGGAGCTTCTAGGCATACTCTCCAAGGTCATCGAGCTCGAGTTCAGTGAGTACGGCGCCCTAGGCTAA
- a CDS encoding [LysW]-aminoadipate/[LysW]-glutamate kinase produces the protein MVTIVVKAGGRALMNNLENIVSSVAAAAQQGHRLVFVHGGGDLVTEYEKRLGIEPRFVVSPQGIRSRYTTEEELEVFVMVLGGLLNKRICSRLAALGAKPVGLTGVDGLVLRAERKKRIVILDPETGRKRVVPGGYTGRITSVNKDFLWRFLSDGYTPVMAPIAYDPGEGVLLNVDGDQAAARVAGALPADALIILTDVDGLILDGKVVERLTTSEAEKLLEEGRIGPGMNRKIHEIIRAIDQGVKYAVITNAAQPDPVQRGLEGHGTVIEQG, from the coding sequence ATGGTCACGATAGTGGTCAAGGCGGGTGGCCGCGCACTGATGAACAACCTGGAGAACATAGTCTCCTCCGTAGCGGCCGCCGCCCAGCAGGGCCACCGCCTGGTCTTCGTCCACGGCGGCGGCGACCTCGTAACCGAGTACGAGAAGCGGCTAGGGATAGAGCCCCGGTTCGTAGTCAGTCCCCAGGGCATCCGGAGCCGCTACACCACCGAGGAGGAGCTCGAGGTGTTCGTAATGGTGCTCGGCGGGCTCCTCAACAAGCGCATCTGCAGCCGCCTAGCAGCGCTCGGCGCGAAGCCGGTAGGCCTAACCGGCGTGGACGGGCTCGTACTCCGGGCTGAGAGGAAGAAGAGGATAGTGATACTCGACCCCGAGACCGGGAGGAAGCGCGTAGTACCGGGCGGCTATACCGGCAGGATAACCAGCGTCAACAAGGACTTCCTCTGGAGGTTCCTAAGCGACGGTTACACCCCGGTAATGGCGCCAATAGCCTACGACCCCGGCGAGGGCGTGCTCCTCAACGTCGACGGAGACCAGGCGGCAGCACGCGTAGCAGGCGCCCTCCCCGCAGACGCGCTCATAATACTCACCGATGTCGATGGCCTAATACTCGACGGGAAGGTCGTGGAGAGGCTCACCACGAGCGAGGCTGAGAAGCTCCTAGAGGAAGGCCGGATAGGCCCCGGGATGAACAGGAAGATACACGAGATAATCCGTGCAATAGACCAGGGCGTCAAGTACGCCGTGATAACGAATGCTGCCCAGCCCGACCCTGTGCAGAGAGGCCTAGAGGGCCACGGCACTGTGATAGAGCAGGGCTAG
- the sufC gene encoding Fe-S cluster assembly ATPase SufC, producing MALEARGLVAGPEGKTILRGVDIKVPPGSIVALMGPNGSGKTTLAYTLMGHPRYRVESGEVLLDGEPVTGLPPHERARRGLMLGFQNPVEVPGVRFINFIAAAYNRRFGVDERLIGMPRPELLKQARELAERLGLRPDMLQREVNVGFSGGERKRAEMLQLLLLRPRYVVLDEPDSGLDVDGVRVIAGAIRELVEQGAGVLVITHYARILQFVEPSHVVVLVNGRVVDEGGPELARRIEQEGYRAYTGNGQER from the coding sequence TTGGCGCTAGAGGCTAGAGGCCTGGTCGCAGGCCCCGAGGGCAAGACTATACTCCGTGGAGTAGATATCAAGGTTCCCCCGGGCAGCATAGTAGCGCTTATGGGGCCCAACGGCAGCGGTAAGACTACGCTAGCCTATACCCTGATGGGTCACCCGCGTTACCGTGTCGAGAGCGGCGAGGTGCTCCTAGACGGCGAGCCCGTCACCGGGCTCCCTCCCCACGAGAGGGCCCGCCGCGGGCTAATGCTCGGCTTCCAGAACCCCGTAGAGGTGCCGGGTGTACGCTTCATAAACTTCATAGCAGCGGCGTATAACCGGCGCTTCGGCGTCGACGAGCGGCTCATAGGCATGCCGCGGCCCGAGCTGCTCAAGCAGGCTAGGGAGCTGGCCGAGCGGCTAGGGCTCCGCCCCGATATGCTGCAGAGGGAGGTCAACGTAGGCTTCAGCGGCGGCGAGCGGAAGAGGGCTGAGATGCTCCAGCTCCTCCTGCTCCGCCCCCGCTACGTAGTCCTCGACGAGCCGGATAGCGGCCTCGACGTGGACGGCGTACGCGTCATTGCCGGTGCTATCCGCGAGCTAGTGGAGCAGGGCGCTGGCGTCCTCGTGATAACCCACTACGCGAGGATACTCCAGTTCGTCGAGCCGAGCCACGTAGTGGTGCTGGTCAACGGCCGTGTAGTGGACGAGGGCGGCCCAGAGCTAGCTAGGAGGATCGAGCAGGAGGGCTACCGGGCCTACACAGGCAACGGCCAAGAGAGGTGA
- a CDS encoding DUF5658 family protein: MQRQQPARRRATIPGPATSGSQSPPHTPGGHSHLLFYALLVFTILHIADMYTTLLCIESGVGVEANTIAALFASSPLGLLLFTMLGLAAFTGLTLAAMLYMEKYQSFPLARPIGYAVVYAHVLGKLVTVANNTLVYLGHPGLKAPPPISFFLVTTT, translated from the coding sequence ATGCAGCGCCAGCAGCCAGCTAGGCGCAGAGCAACCATACCGGGCCCAGCCACCAGCGGGAGCCAGAGCCCGCCACACACCCCAGGAGGGCACAGCCACCTGCTATTCTACGCGCTACTAGTCTTCACGATACTTCACATAGCAGACATGTACACCACGCTACTCTGCATAGAGAGCGGTGTAGGAGTAGAAGCCAACACAATAGCAGCACTCTTCGCCTCAAGCCCGCTAGGCCTACTACTCTTCACCATGCTGGGCCTAGCCGCGTTCACGGGCCTAACACTAGCAGCAATGCTCTACATGGAGAAGTACCAAAGCTTCCCCCTAGCCAGGCCCATAGGCTACGCCGTGGTATATGCGCACGTCCTAGGCAAGCTGGTCACAGTAGCCAACAACACCCTAGTCTACCTAGGCCACCCAGGGCTGAAAGCGCCACCACCCATCTCCTTCTTCCTAGTGACAACCACATAG